The uncultured Methanomethylovorans sp. genome contains a region encoding:
- a CDS encoding DMT family transporter, with amino-acid sequence MSQKAYLELISGSILFGMVGIFLANIHGMSTGSIIFYKHFAGIIFLAIYFLMTGGIKLLRPTKRKSYLLLLGLFNTFTIFAYFICIQYTTLSVAILLLYTAPMYVTLLSPAFLKEKVRIEGIVALLLSLTGILFIVDPAGMASQLNFGGKNFIGIIAGIVSGMCFAGVIITVRYLKDDYTGPAQLFWSTFIGILMLAPAAFDVTLPTLVENMTVIVLFAFVNTAVASILYIKGISKLPAQTSSIIALMEPVSVIFFDHVLLHTPIFFNTMTGCLFILLGAALASVRNLPLAANENM; translated from the coding sequence ATGTCCCAAAAAGCATATCTTGAACTGATCAGTGGCAGCATTCTCTTTGGAATGGTGGGCATATTCCTTGCAAACATACATGGGATGTCCACAGGCAGTATTATTTTCTACAAGCATTTTGCAGGGATCATTTTCCTTGCTATTTATTTTTTGATGACTGGCGGTATAAAACTACTTCGGCCGACAAAGAGAAAAAGTTACCTATTGCTGCTGGGACTGTTCAACACATTCACTATCTTTGCGTATTTTATATGCATTCAGTACACTACTTTATCTGTTGCAATACTTCTGCTTTACACAGCTCCCATGTACGTAACATTGCTTTCGCCAGCGTTCCTAAAGGAAAAGGTCAGAATAGAAGGAATAGTTGCATTATTGTTATCTTTGACAGGCATTCTGTTCATAGTTGATCCTGCTGGCATGGCATCACAACTGAATTTTGGAGGAAAAAACTTCATAGGAATCATTGCAGGCATTGTTTCTGGCATGTGTTTTGCGGGAGTTATCATTACTGTAAGGTACCTAAAGGATGATTATACAGGCCCTGCACAGTTATTCTGGTCAACTTTCATTGGTATATTGATGCTTGCTCCTGCTGCATTTGATGTTACTCTGCCTACACTTGTAGAAAATATGACCGTGATAGTGCTTTTTGCATTTGTAAACACAGCAGTTGCTTCGATACTATATATCAAGGGGATATCCAAACTGCCAGCCCAGACAAGCAGCATAATTGCCCTTATGGAACCAGTAAGCGTTATTTTCTTCGACCATGTACTTTTGCATACTCCTATCTTCTTTAATACAATGACTGGGTGTTTGTTTATTCTGTTGGGAGCTGCATTGGCGTCTGTCAGGAATTTACCCTTGGCAGCAAATGAAAATATGTAA
- a CDS encoding DEAD/DEAH box helicase yields the protein MTKFENFKAFNISQGMLDVLEKKGFFKPTPIQVQVIPLLMKGDRDIIGQAQTGTGKTAAFGIPIIEKLTENKGSIQVLVLTPTRELALQVSEELESLKGDKNITIVALYGGQPIKQQLKTLTSGTDIIVGTPGRIIDHLQKENVKLNSISYLVLDEADEMLNMGFIEDVKEIFKSTNENKQMLLFSATMPTPILKLAKKHMRNHDYVSVSQEDLIAEFTDQVYYELAENQKFEALCRLIDINDGFYGLIFCNTKSDTLEISQKLGERGYAADALNGDLTQDQRENILKKFRNKGLNILVATDVAARGIDVVELTHVINYSLPQDAESYIHRIGRTGRAGKQGTAITFITPADSRRFESFVRAANAEVRQEKIPSAKEVVTARTKNFKRDVGQIIRSGEYQDFLKMANELMDRQQANAVVASLLKYYFQDTLKEEHYPELDAGISKNDLGKVRLFVAIGGYEGMTPEKMPDFLSRESGINDLELETIEVFSKFSFITVSQNQADMLLKRFADMRKRNRPFVELAMNSNVRENRKG from the coding sequence ATGACAAAATTTGAAAATTTCAAAGCATTCAATATATCCCAGGGCATGTTAGATGTTCTGGAAAAAAAAGGTTTCTTCAAACCCACTCCTATCCAGGTACAAGTGATTCCCCTCCTTATGAAGGGAGACCGTGATATCATCGGCCAAGCGCAAACCGGCACCGGAAAAACCGCTGCATTCGGCATTCCCATCATTGAGAAATTGACTGAGAATAAAGGCTCCATACAGGTTTTAGTCTTGACACCCACAAGAGAGCTGGCACTTCAGGTATCTGAAGAACTTGAGTCTCTCAAAGGAGATAAAAACATAACCATCGTGGCTTTGTACGGTGGCCAACCAATCAAACAGCAGCTGAAGACATTAACATCCGGTACCGACATAATAGTAGGTACTCCGGGAAGAATCATCGATCACCTGCAAAAAGAGAACGTAAAACTGAACTCTATCTCCTATCTTGTACTTGACGAAGCCGATGAGATGCTTAACATGGGTTTCATAGAAGATGTGAAGGAGATCTTCAAGAGTACAAATGAGAACAAGCAAATGCTGCTGTTCTCAGCAACTATGCCCACGCCCATCCTCAAACTCGCTAAAAAGCACATGCGAAACCATGATTATGTTTCAGTGTCTCAGGAAGACCTTATTGCGGAGTTCACTGATCAAGTTTATTATGAGCTTGCAGAGAATCAAAAATTCGAAGCTCTGTGCAGACTGATAGATATCAATGATGGTTTTTACGGACTTATTTTCTGTAATACCAAAAGCGATACCCTTGAGATCTCACAGAAGCTTGGTGAAAGAGGCTATGCCGCTGACGCTCTCAATGGGGACCTTACTCAGGACCAAAGAGAAAATATCCTTAAAAAATTCAGAAATAAGGGACTCAATATTCTTGTGGCCACAGATGTAGCTGCAAGGGGAATCGATGTTGTAGAACTTACACATGTGATTAATTATTCATTACCGCAGGATGCAGAATCGTATATTCACAGGATAGGACGTACAGGAAGAGCAGGAAAACAGGGTACTGCAATCACTTTTATTACTCCGGCTGATTCAAGAAGGTTTGAATCGTTCGTAAGGGCTGCAAATGCTGAGGTCAGGCAGGAAAAAATACCATCTGCAAAAGAGGTTGTTACTGCCCGTACTAAAAATTTTAAAAGGGATGTAGGGCAAATAATCAGATCTGGGGAATACCAGGATTTCTTGAAGATGGCAAATGAATTGATGGACAGACAACAAGCAAATGCTGTGGTCGCATCCCTCCTTAAATATTATTTCCAGGACACTTTGAAGGAAGAGCATTATCCTGAATTAGATGCCGGTATTTCTAAAAATGATCTGGGAAAGGTACGGCTTTTTGTAGCCATAGGAGGGTATGAAGGCATGACTCCTGAGAAAATGCCAGATTTCCTCAGCAGGGAATCCGGGATAAATGATCTGGAACTTGAGACCATTGAAGTTTTTTCAAAGTTCTCTTTTATCACAGTTTCCCAAAATCAAGCTGATATGCTGCTTAAAAGATTTGCAGATATGAGAAAAAGGAACCGGCCCTTTGTGGAGCTAGCAATGAACAGTAATGTAAGGGAAAACAGGAAGGGATAA
- the larA gene encoding nickel-dependent lactate racemase — MKNHYFKNNIYISIYSNQGEVLIKIKIPYGQEYVDLDVTVPHEIIVPKNVKVGNESEIIKQALEEPIGMDSFAIFARKSNKLLILVNDATRPTPTSKVLKELYPLLKGHPDVKFLIATGAHRGPTEEELRYIFAEFLDEFRSKIHVHDARMDEDMTYLGESSNGTEMHLNKLVTETKNILVIGSVEPHYFAGYTGGRKSFLPGVAAYRTIEMNHMHALSDMAAPLALQGNPVAEDMEDAMKVLKDLHVFSIQTVLTADHGLYAMIAGDLKLSFELAVKKANEVFCPSCNRRGNIVLTVAPYPMDIDLYQSQKALENGKLALEHGGIIILVSKCRDGIGDDTFLKLLCCAQTSEDVMQKISEGYKLGYHKAAKMVQIGMHAQMWAVSDLDTDTLKKARLKPHTDLQETFDKAIAATRAAGKEPYVVILPQGSLTVPLVK; from the coding sequence ATTAAAAACCACTATTTCAAGAACAATATCTATATATCCATATATAGCAACCAAGGAGAGGTCCTCATTAAAATAAAGATACCTTATGGCCAGGAATATGTTGACCTGGATGTTACCGTTCCTCATGAAATCATTGTTCCGAAAAATGTAAAGGTCGGTAATGAATCCGAAATTATAAAACAGGCTCTGGAAGAGCCCATAGGAATGGACTCTTTTGCCATTTTCGCACGCAAGAGCAATAAATTACTGATCCTTGTGAACGATGCTACTAGGCCTACCCCTACCTCAAAGGTGCTGAAAGAACTCTATCCTCTTTTAAAGGGTCATCCAGACGTAAAATTCCTAATAGCCACCGGAGCACACAGAGGGCCCACAGAAGAAGAACTGAGATATATTTTTGCTGAGTTCCTTGACGAATTCCGTAGCAAGATACACGTGCATGATGCACGCATGGATGAAGATATGACATACCTCGGAGAATCAAGCAATGGGACCGAGATGCATCTAAATAAACTTGTCACAGAAACGAAAAATATCCTGGTAATAGGAAGTGTGGAACCACACTATTTTGCAGGCTATACCGGTGGTAGAAAATCTTTCCTTCCGGGGGTTGCTGCCTACAGAACCATCGAAATGAATCATATGCATGCTCTTTCCGATATGGCCGCACCACTTGCACTGCAGGGAAATCCGGTAGCAGAGGATATGGAAGACGCTATGAAAGTGTTGAAGGACTTACATGTATTTTCCATACAAACCGTCCTTACAGCAGATCATGGATTATATGCAATGATTGCTGGAGATCTCAAACTATCGTTTGAATTGGCAGTGAAAAAAGCAAATGAGGTTTTCTGTCCATCGTGTAACAGAAGAGGAAACATTGTGCTCACCGTAGCTCCATATCCCATGGACATTGATCTATACCAGTCCCAGAAAGCTTTGGAAAACGGCAAGCTTGCACTAGAACACGGTGGTATAATAATACTTGTTTCCAAATGCAGAGATGGAATAGGGGATGACACTTTCCTTAAACTGCTTTGCTGTGCCCAGACTTCCGAAGATGTGATGCAGAAAATATCTGAAGGCTATAAGCTTGGTTACCATAAAGCTGCAAAGATGGTACAGATAGGAATGCATGCACAGATGTGGGCTGTTTCGGACCTTGACACTGATACCTTAAAAAAGGCAAGACTTAAGCCGCACACGGACCTGCAGGAAACTTTCGACAAGGCTATAGCTGCCACCCGCGCTGCAGGTAAAGAGCCTTATGTTGTAATTCTGCCACAGGGTAGCCTTACAGTGCCTCTTGTAAAATGA
- the eif1A gene encoding translation initiation factor eIF-1A, which yields MANYRSNTRKKNSQSGSSSPDQVFKVRTPRERDNEVFATVSSLLGANRVRLQCMDGIVRMGRIPGSKKKSMWVKEGDLVIATPWEIQNSKADVIWKYTRPQVDWLSRKGFLK from the coding sequence TTGGCAAATTATAGAAGCAATACTAGGAAGAAAAATTCGCAAAGTGGAAGTAGCAGTCCAGACCAGGTCTTCAAAGTGCGCACCCCTCGCGAACGAGATAATGAAGTATTTGCTACAGTTTCCAGCTTGCTTGGAGCTAACCGGGTAAGACTGCAATGTATGGATGGAATTGTACGCATGGGGAGAATCCCAGGATCAAAGAAAAAAAGTATGTGGGTAAAAGAAGGAGATCTGGTCATTGCTACTCCATGGGAAATACAGAATTCAAAAGCCGATGTTATCTGGAAATACACAAGGCCACAGGTAGACTGGCTTTCACGTAAAGGCTTCCTAAAATAA
- a CDS encoding restriction endonuclease, with the protein MGTWTIERLLGLEPYEFEELLGHLFKKMGYISEVTQKSRDMGVDILISIENFGLSHTWIVQAKRYSEPVGVKEIREYSSLRYRDNVDGVIIATTSGFTKEAQKEAAEHNVKLLDGPLLVKMLSHYMPENLDTNLQQRPISENQELVNIEGTVLKQGEKILGETEVIFRGERVSMACTNKRIFLIKNTTGFLSKRRDVLCSLEVKDMLGWAQEIPSFYLVMGSKEITVMSMRARKPEQAAEMLQCLQQEYIRGEHLLKFERTKNEFIVLTNKRISKIDNEGISREISLKQTLGTEIKGGGVLGRSKLILKGNMKENAHIELNCADLLLWKEAIEAAIRVS; encoded by the coding sequence ATGGGCACTTGGACAATTGAAAGGTTGCTAGGGCTGGAACCCTATGAGTTTGAAGAACTTCTTGGCCATCTATTCAAAAAGATGGGATACATATCAGAAGTCACTCAGAAATCAAGGGATATGGGGGTGGATATTTTGATATCCATCGAGAACTTTGGCCTATCCCATACTTGGATCGTACAGGCCAAGCGCTATTCTGAACCGGTGGGCGTTAAGGAGATAAGAGAATATAGCAGTCTGCGCTACAGAGATAATGTTGATGGAGTTATCATAGCCACTACTTCAGGTTTTACGAAGGAGGCGCAAAAAGAAGCTGCTGAACATAATGTGAAACTTCTTGATGGTCCGCTGCTTGTGAAGATGTTGAGCCATTACATGCCTGAAAACTTAGATACAAATTTACAGCAGCGTCCAATTTCTGAAAATCAAGAACTCGTAAACATTGAAGGTACTGTTCTCAAGCAGGGAGAAAAAATACTTGGAGAGACAGAAGTTATATTCAGAGGCGAGAGAGTCTCAATGGCTTGTACCAACAAGCGCATTTTTCTGATCAAAAATACAACTGGTTTCCTCTCAAAAAGAAGAGATGTCCTGTGTTCACTGGAAGTTAAGGATATGCTGGGCTGGGCGCAGGAAATACCATCTTTTTATCTGGTCATGGGAAGCAAAGAGATAACGGTTATGAGCATGCGGGCCAGAAAGCCAGAACAGGCAGCAGAGATGTTACAATGCCTTCAGCAGGAATACATACGAGGGGAGCACCTGCTAAAGTTCGAAAGAACAAAAAATGAGTTCATAGTGCTTACAAATAAGAGAATATCAAAAATCGATAATGAAGGCATTTCAAGGGAAATAAGCTTGAAACAGACGCTAGGCACTGAAATAAAAGGAGGAGGGGTTTTAGGCCGAAGTAAGCTTATCCTCAAAGGAAATATGAAAGAAAATGCTCACATTGAACTTAACTGCGCAGATCTTCTCTTGTGGAAGGAAGCTATAGAAGCAGCTATTAGAGTGAGTTGA
- a CDS encoding EFR1 family ferrodoxin (N-terminal region resembles flavodoxins. C-terminal ferrodoxin region binds two 4Fe-4S clusters.) → MTTSSQIKTVKIAYFSGTGSTARVADTFESELTRRGISVIKSEIKQGNICSDEKEDLLILLYAVHACNAPKIVYQWIDSLDGKKQTPVAVISVSGGGEITPNTACRLSSIRKLEKKNYKVFYEKMIVMPSNWIIKTDDGLAIRLVDILPLKVKHIVDDLLKGVICRTKPKLIDRVFSRIGEMEKNGAKFFGRNLRVNTNCNSCGWCAKNCSANNIIMMDDKPAFGEKCILCLKCIYGCPRQALEAGTLKFIIIKEGYNLKDLENRMQGIQLAPVEDLAKGYIWKGVKEYLLED, encoded by the coding sequence ATGACTACATCATCCCAGATCAAGACAGTAAAAATTGCTTATTTTTCCGGCACTGGAAGCACGGCCAGGGTTGCTGACACTTTTGAAAGTGAACTGACTAGGCGTGGTATATCTGTTATAAAGTCTGAGATTAAACAAGGAAACATTTGCTCTGATGAAAAAGAAGATCTACTGATACTTCTGTATGCCGTACATGCATGCAATGCTCCCAAGATTGTGTATCAGTGGATTGATAGTCTAGATGGCAAAAAGCAGACTCCTGTGGCGGTTATCTCCGTTTCCGGAGGAGGAGAAATAACACCCAATACAGCATGCCGCTTAAGTTCCATAAGAAAGCTGGAAAAGAAGAACTACAAAGTATTTTATGAAAAAATGATCGTAATGCCTTCAAACTGGATCATAAAAACTGATGATGGGCTAGCTATCAGACTAGTTGATATACTGCCATTGAAGGTAAAGCATATTGTTGACGATCTGTTGAAAGGAGTCATCTGTAGGACAAAACCAAAGCTCATAGACCGTGTATTCTCAAGAATCGGAGAAATGGAAAAAAACGGAGCAAAATTCTTTGGCAGGAATCTTCGGGTAAATACAAACTGCAATAGTTGTGGCTGGTGTGCAAAGAACTGCTCAGCAAACAACATCATTATGATGGATGATAAACCGGCTTTTGGAGAGAAATGTATTCTTTGTTTAAAATGCATTTACGGATGTCCAAGACAAGCCCTTGAAGCGGGAACACTTAAATTCATCATAATAAAAGAAGGATATAATCTGAAAGATCTTGAAAATAGAATGCAAGGAATTCAACTGGCTCCAGTAGAGGATCTTGCAAAAGGATATATCTGGAAAGGAGTAAAGGAATATTTGCTTGAGGATTGA
- a CDS encoding copper ion binding protein produces the protein MTQETINIKGMMCGHCQATVEKAIKAVKGVKNVKVDLANKNATVEYDVADTDINKIKKAVTDAGYEVVN, from the coding sequence ATGACACAAGAAACCATTAACATAAAGGGTATGATGTGTGGACACTGTCAGGCAACTGTGGAGAAAGCCATAAAGGCAGTAAAGGGAGTAAAAAACGTGAAAGTTGACCTTGCAAATAAGAATGCAACTGTGGAATATGATGTCGCTGACACTGATATCAACAAGATAAAAAAGGCTGTTACAGACGCAGGATATGAAGTTGTAAATTAA
- a CDS encoding heavy metal translocating P-type ATPase, whose translation MITKFKVYGMICMHCHKRVTDAISKVAGVSSVDVQLEDESATVDFDPAKTDLGTIKQAVVTAGYETGEECSAVDEQQACPLPIPDDDEKVIKNIEPGKLEDITLKVSGMQCSACALNIERALKKLEGVTSASVNLPMARAHVSYDPALVSLKEMEATIESIGYKIVRDTLNLKIDGMKCASCALNVEKILKKLDGVEAVSVNVSLGKAYVEYNASLVSPEQMKAAVDGIGYKASLDMDRKTLEDRERKEREEEIRQQKQNLLIAGGMVIPVMLGSMKMGFPQLLSFVPDILTNNIVLFLLTTIVMVFPGRQFFEGTYKGLKHGVTDMNLLIATGTGAAYVISVASSFLDLGPGYHHIYYDTAVMLIAFIVLGRYLEARAKGRTSESIKKLIGLQAKTARVLVGEEEKEVPVEDVQVGDIVVVRPGEKLPVDGVVVQGGSAVDESMITGESIPVEKAVGDTVIGATINKSGYLQFRATKVGADTALAQIIELVENAQTSKAPIQRIADVVAGNFIMAVHIIALAAFFFWFFIGYERYDVTSVSGITSPFLFALLISITVLVISCPCAVGLATPAAIMVGTGKGAENGILIKGGEALELTQKVNTIVFDKTGTLTKGKPELTDIVLTAGHDEKEVLVIAATAEKGSEHPLGEAIVRAAQEKQLDIGNTENFRSIAGQGIEAVINGSTVLLGTRKLMEDNGIEISSINTDMEKLETEGKTAMIVAMERTAIGIVAVADTIKENSKEAVQKIRKMGIEVVMLTGDNRRTAEAIAKEAGIDRVLAEVMPEDKASEIKKLQEEGRIVAMVGDGINDAPALTQADIGIAMGAGTDVAMESAGIVLIKNDLRDVVASITLSKLTMNKIKQNLFWAFGYNSIGIPIAAGVLFPLFHKILITPEIAAAFMAMSSVSVTTNSLLMKRSRIK comes from the coding sequence ATGATAACCAAATTTAAAGTTTATGGCATGATCTGTATGCACTGTCACAAGCGTGTGACAGATGCAATTTCCAAGGTTGCCGGAGTTAGTTCCGTAGATGTGCAACTGGAAGATGAAAGTGCTACAGTTGACTTTGACCCGGCAAAAACTGACCTTGGGACCATAAAGCAAGCAGTGGTGACGGCAGGTTATGAGACTGGCGAGGAATGTTCTGCAGTTGATGAGCAGCAGGCATGCCCTTTGCCCATACCCGATGACGATGAAAAGGTAATAAAAAATATCGAACCGGGTAAACTTGAAGACATCACCCTGAAAGTATCAGGGATGCAATGCTCTGCATGTGCTCTTAACATCGAACGGGCCCTCAAAAAGCTGGAGGGCGTAACTTCTGCTTCTGTGAATTTGCCAATGGCAAGGGCTCATGTTTCGTATGACCCTGCACTTGTGAGTCTGAAAGAGATGGAAGCTACCATCGAATCCATTGGATACAAAATTGTAAGGGATACCCTTAATCTTAAGATAGACGGCATGAAATGTGCTTCATGTGCCCTTAATGTTGAGAAGATCCTTAAAAAGCTTGATGGCGTGGAAGCCGTAAGTGTGAATGTTTCTCTTGGGAAGGCATATGTGGAATACAATGCTTCTCTAGTCTCTCCCGAGCAGATGAAGGCAGCCGTTGATGGCATCGGATACAAAGCATCCCTGGATATGGACAGGAAAACTCTGGAAGACAGAGAACGCAAGGAAAGGGAAGAAGAGATCAGACAGCAAAAACAGAACCTCCTCATAGCTGGCGGCATGGTTATCCCGGTAATGCTTGGTAGCATGAAAATGGGATTTCCGCAATTGCTTTCCTTTGTACCGGATATCCTGACAAACAACATTGTTCTGTTCCTTCTTACCACAATAGTGATGGTATTTCCTGGCAGGCAGTTTTTTGAAGGCACGTACAAAGGCCTCAAACATGGTGTCACAGACATGAACCTGCTCATTGCGACAGGTACCGGAGCAGCTTATGTGATCAGTGTAGCATCCTCATTCCTAGACCTAGGACCAGGGTATCACCATATTTATTATGATACTGCTGTCATGCTTATCGCTTTTATAGTCCTGGGCAGATATCTGGAAGCCAGGGCAAAGGGCAGGACATCAGAGTCCATCAAAAAACTCATAGGTTTACAGGCTAAAACTGCACGTGTACTTGTTGGAGAAGAAGAGAAAGAAGTCCCTGTGGAAGATGTGCAGGTAGGAGACATAGTGGTGGTCAGACCTGGAGAAAAACTGCCTGTGGATGGTGTAGTAGTACAGGGAGGATCAGCTGTCGATGAATCCATGATAACCGGGGAGAGCATCCCTGTGGAGAAAGCAGTTGGAGACACTGTCATCGGAGCAACTATTAACAAGAGCGGTTACCTGCAGTTCAGGGCTACAAAAGTTGGTGCTGACACTGCCCTGGCACAGATCATCGAGCTGGTAGAGAATGCCCAGACATCAAAGGCTCCCATCCAGCGGATCGCTGATGTAGTGGCAGGAAACTTCATCATGGCTGTACATATTATTGCTCTTGCAGCCTTCTTCTTCTGGTTCTTTATCGGATACGAAAGATATGATGTAACATCAGTTTCCGGTATAACTAGTCCTTTCCTCTTTGCATTGCTTATTTCCATTACAGTGCTGGTCATATCCTGTCCTTGTGCCGTGGGGCTTGCCACACCTGCAGCTATCATGGTGGGTACAGGTAAAGGCGCAGAGAATGGTATTCTGATCAAGGGTGGAGAAGCTCTGGAACTTACCCAGAAAGTAAATACTATTGTTTTTGACAAGACTGGCACACTCACAAAGGGTAAACCTGAGCTTACGGATATTGTACTTACTGCAGGCCATGATGAGAAAGAAGTGCTTGTAATTGCAGCAACTGCCGAGAAGGGATCGGAGCATCCTCTCGGTGAGGCTATTGTCAGGGCAGCTCAAGAGAAGCAGCTGGACATTGGAAATACAGAGAATTTCAGATCGATTGCAGGACAAGGCATCGAAGCTGTAATAAACGGCAGTACAGTGTTGCTTGGAACCCGCAAGCTAATGGAAGACAATGGTATTGAGATCTCTTCCATCAATACGGATATGGAAAAACTTGAAACCGAGGGTAAAACTGCCATGATAGTTGCAATGGAAAGAACGGCTATCGGGATCGTTGCCGTTGCGGACACTATCAAGGAGAACTCAAAAGAGGCCGTTCAGAAAATCCGGAAAATGGGGATAGAAGTTGTGATGCTCACCGGAGACAACCGAAGAACAGCTGAAGCAATTGCAAAAGAAGCAGGGATTGATAGGGTACTTGCTGAAGTAATGCCTGAGGACAAAGCTTCTGAGATTAAGAAACTGCAAGAAGAAGGACGCATTGTTGCCATGGTAGGTGATGGTATCAACGATGCACCTGCGCTGACCCAGGCTGATATCGGCATTGCCATGGGTGCAGGTACTGATGTTGCTATGGAGTCAGCGGGTATCGTGCTAATCAAGAATGATCTCAGGGATGTAGTTGCATCTATTACTCTTAGCAAGCTTACCATGAACAAGATCAAGCAAAACCTGTTCTGGGCTTTCGGATATAACAGCATAGGCATACCCATTGCTGCCGGGGTTCTGTTCCCATTGTTCCACAAAATATTGATAACTCCCGAAATTGCTGCAGCTTTCATGGCAATGAGTTCCGTATCGGTTACAACTAACTCACTGCTTATGAAAAGAAGCCGTATAAAATGA
- a CDS encoding GNAT family protein codes for MEKGNIKIVTSDFTLRSWEDGDAEKLAVIANNKKIADNLRDGFPNPYSIEDARRFIHLCRQNEDTSRAFAIVIDGTVAGSIGAYFKENVHRKNAELGYYLAEEYWGKGLMPKVVRCMTQYLFENFNIIRVYAQPFGKNTASRKVLEKSGFRLEAVLKSNIIKNNIVQDGCIYAILKDEFKNAIENDLTCEPENMQMS; via the coding sequence ATGGAAAAAGGCAATATCAAAATTGTAACCAGTGATTTTACTTTGAGGTCATGGGAAGATGGAGATGCTGAAAAGCTTGCGGTTATTGCGAACAATAAAAAAATAGCCGATAATTTAAGGGATGGTTTTCCTAATCCATATTCTATTGAGGATGCCAGAAGATTCATTCACCTTTGTAGACAGAATGAAGACACTTCCAGGGCATTTGCTATTGTTATAGATGGTACTGTTGCCGGGAGTATAGGTGCATATTTCAAGGAAAATGTTCATCGAAAGAATGCAGAACTGGGATATTATCTGGCAGAGGAATATTGGGGTAAGGGGCTCATGCCAAAGGTAGTCAGGTGCATGACACAGTACTTGTTCGAGAACTTCAACATTATCAGGGTTTATGCTCAACCCTTTGGAAAAAATACAGCTTCAAGAAAAGTACTTGAGAAGTCAGGTTTCAGGCTCGAAGCTGTCCTGAAAAGTAATATTATTAAAAACAATATTGTGCAGGATGGTTGCATATATGCAATCCTCAAAGATGAGTTTAAGAATGCAATTGAGAATGATCTGACTTGTGAGCCAGAGAATATGCAGATGTCTTGA
- a CDS encoding radical SAM protein — translation MKPEVKAELIAIGSVNIAPILLGRTTIPTAGPGAGKLAFFFNSNGHRVRLGINSDSPLQGKKENGELVIMKDGQEIARGVIEEELIHCPEQAFITMCEKCIFDCKFCPVPKLQGKVKTMDEMLSMIEKAHATGMMHAISITSGVEISPEQEVDRAEELIHKLREKYTVPIGVSVYPTKDSTRRLKDAGADELKYNVETMDREIFNKVCPGGGLEDVLAGLCEGVEIFGRNKVCSNFIIGLGETDESAMKGIEELVFMGVVPILRAASPHPLRKGEAFIERPSAERLMLLIRFLREKLDEYGLRADKFQTMCLPCTGCDLNPHIDM, via the coding sequence ATGAAACCAGAAGTAAAAGCCGAACTTATTGCTATAGGCTCCGTAAACATAGCCCCTATCTTATTGGGCCGCACAACCATACCTACAGCCGGTCCAGGAGCTGGAAAACTTGCCTTTTTCTTTAATTCCAATGGACACCGGGTACGTCTGGGAATCAATTCTGATTCTCCTCTCCAAGGTAAAAAAGAAAATGGAGAGCTTGTGATCATGAAAGATGGCCAGGAAATTGCCCGTGGTGTTATTGAAGAAGAACTTATCCACTGTCCGGAACAGGCTTTTATTACCATGTGTGAGAAGTGCATCTTCGACTGCAAGTTCTGTCCGGTGCCAAAACTGCAGGGCAAAGTCAAAACCATGGACGAAATGCTTTCAATGATAGAAAAAGCCCATGCTACTGGCATGATGCATGCAATCTCCATAACATCAGGTGTAGAGATATCTCCGGAACAGGAAGTGGATAGAGCTGAAGAGCTCATCCACAAACTTAGGGAAAAATACACTGTCCCCATAGGTGTTTCAGTTTATCCGACAAAAGACTCCACTCGCAGGCTTAAAGATGCAGGTGCAGATGAACTCAAATATAACGTAGAGACAATGGATCGTGAAATATTCAATAAAGTATGTCCCGGAGGCGGTCTTGAAGATGTACTGGCAGGTTTGTGTGAAGGTGTGGAGATCTTCGGACGCAATAAAGTTTGCTCGAATTTTATAATCGGCCTGGGAGAAACCGATGAATCGGCCATGAAAGGCATTGAGGAACTTGTTTTCATGGGTGTGGTGCCTATTCTCAGGGCTGCCAGTCCACATCCCCTAAGAAAAGGGGAGGCATTTATAGAAAGGCCATCTGCTGAAAGACTCATGCTTTTGATCCGATTCCTGCGTGAAAAACTGGATGAATATGGTCTAAGAGCCGATAAATTCCAGACAATGTGCCTTCCATGCACGGGGTGCGACCTTAATCCGCATATTGATATGTAA